A single Lactuca sativa cultivar Salinas chromosome 8, Lsat_Salinas_v11, whole genome shotgun sequence DNA region contains:
- the LOC111920118 gene encoding disease resistance protein RPV1, with the protein MASPSTSPIHSFQYDVFLSFRGEDTRKNFVDHLYLALEQRKISTYKDDEKIEKGKRISEQLIRSIEDSKFYIIVFSKNYASSSWCLDELVKIMECHKTNERIAYPIFYDVEPTEVRHQTGAVGKAFAKHEKEESAEKWRDALKEAATLAGWELKNTVDGHEAKFIEKIIEDLLLKLPSNDLIIDENLVGMEARINEVLSFLGVGFDDVRMVGIKGMGGCGKTTLARAVFNQIYSKFEGCSFLENVRENSCSSGLKSLQEQVLLNVVLNAHPITINIQGDKKRLMKQMSRTKVLVVLDDVDCVEQLEALAGKPNWFGKGSRIIITTRDEQVLLKHKVKLIYNVKLLSDEEAVCLFSRHAYGRDIPISEEHKGMLKKVLHYAEGLPLVIRVLGLNLGANNGANERGWKETLEELKTIPLEETSKKLELSYSGLEKDYKEMFLDVVCLLKGETKDYAIEALKSCEDYAKLDLKVLERKSLITFYKNSMGYECVGMHDHIEEMGWNIVRRLHPDKPNQHSRLWIDDEIEYILANDLGTDATRCIQLRTKKLNPEIVMQGLRKMKQLRFLDVHVEKNIRASIFDRFPWNWKLNKFAPYFPNALQYLRWNNYPYRSLPRTFQADNLVSLEIAHSEIVQLWEGGERKVLNKLKFLDLYNSRLKTLDLRLTPNLEKLSLVGSNDLVELDMGAGCLKLIYIDISFSKLRSLDLRPAVNLELLVLKNCDELVELHMPSICLKLRSFHLSNSNLGRIDLRQVSNLEVLRIDGCVNLRSLTLLKSKLRTLEIGLTPNLERLDLQKSDKLEKLHMADACEKLAYIDISHSKLRTLDIGLTPNLEHLDLQNCDNLEELPMVNSYEKLAYLDISHSKLRSADLRLTPNLKTLKLTNCSHLVELKAPAGYVKGLVYLSLTGCLRFSSFTYRSVDESDQVGPLAELHLIAKSQEICPIHPHNKLPKFQFACFYEKSPPSLSSNLEELISFGLCACTNFNRISRSICGLRNLRKLKLQGSFPEAPKELHQLECLEDLSLLSTNIKHLPDSICMLKHLKSLELNKCSLLEKLPEDLGQLECLEKLYLIECKFLRDIPNSICNMKCLQVLHIKGTSISHLPRSILLLKGLSIRGSRQLLESFGFTSEIQTSKNQSLCHVEV; encoded by the exons ATGGCGTCTCCTTCAACTTCACCCATTCACAGCTTTCAGTATGATGTGTTTTTAAGCTTCAGGGGTGAAGACACCCGTAAGAATTTCGTTGATCATCTTTATCTTGCTCTTGAGCAGAGAAAGATATCTACTTACAAGGATGACGAAAAAATCGAAAAGGGAAAACGGATCAGTGAACAACTCATTAGATCCATTGAAGATTCAAAATTCTACATCATTGTTTTTTCCAAAAACTATGCATCCTCATCTTGGTGCTTGGATGAGCTTGTGAAGATAATGGAATGTCACAAGACTAACGAGCGTATTGCTTACCCCATCTTCTATGACGTGGAACCCACCGAAGTCCGCCACCAAACCGGGGCAGTTGGAAAAGCCTTTGCTAAACATGAAAAGGAAGAGTCTGCTGAGAAATGGAGAGATGCTCTGAAAGAAGCAGCCACTCTGGCTGGATGGGAGTTGAAGAACACGGTTGATGG GCATGAAGCTAAATTCATTGAAAAAATCATCGAAGATCTTTTACTAAAGTTACCTTCCAACGATCTTATCATTGATGAGAATTTAGTAGGCATGGAAGCCAGGATCAACGAAGTCTTATCTTTTTTAGGAGTTGGGTTTGATGATGTTCGGATGGTAGGGATCAAAGGGATGGGTGGTTGTGGGAAGACAACTTTGGCCAGAGCTGTGTTCAATCAGATATACTCTAAGTTCGAAGGTTGCAGCTTCCTTGAGAATGTAAGGGAAAATTCATGTTCTTCCGGTTTGAAGTCATTACAGGAGCAAGTCCTTTTGAATGTTGTCTTAAATGCTCATCCCATCACCATAAATATACAAGGTGACAAGAAAAGACTGATGAAGCAGATGTCTAGGACAAAGGTTCTTGTTGTTTTAGATGATGTGGATTGTGTAGAACAACTTGAGGCGTTGGCTGGTAAGCCTAACTGGTTTGGGAAGGGAAGTAGAATTATCATTACAACTAGAGATGAACAAGTGCTGCTAAAACACAAGGTGAAGTTGATTTATAATGTCAAGTTGTTATCGGATGAAGAAGCAGTCTGCCTCTTCAGTAGGCATGCATATGGGCGAGATATTCCAATTAGTGAAGAGCACAAAGGAATGTTAAAAAAAGTTCTACATTATGCTGAAGGTCTTCCCTTAGTGATCAGAGTTTTGGGTTTAAATCTCGGTGCAAACAACGGTGCTAATGAGCGTGGATGgaaagaaaccctagaagaatTAAAAACAATTCCGTTGGAGGAGACTTCAAAAAAATTGGAATTAAGCTATAGTGGTCTGGAGAAGGATTACAAGGAAATGTTTCTGGATGTTGTATGCTTGCTGAAAGGTGAGACAAAAGACTATGCAATCGAAGCACTTAAAAGTTGCGAAGATTATGCAAAGCTTGATTTAAAAGTTCTTGAGCGAAAATCTCTCataactttttataaaaattctaTGGGTTATGAGTGTGTGGGCATGCATGACCATATTGAAGAAATGGGTTGGAATATCGTTCGTCGTTTGCACCCGGATAAGCCTAACCAACATAGCCGATTATGGATTGATGACGAAATTGAATATATATTggctaatgacttg GGTACTGACGCAACAAGATGTATACAATTACGCACAAAGAAGCTCAACCCGGAGATTGTTATGCAAGGTCTTAGAAAGATGAAGCAACTTAGATTTCTTGACGTGCATGTGGAAAAAAACATTCGTGCAAGTATATTTGATCGTTTTCCTTGGAATTGGAAACTTAATAAATTTGCCCCATACTTTCCGAATGCTTTACAATATCTACGTTGGAATAATTACCCTTATAGATCTTTACCGAGAACATTTCAGGCAGATAATTTAGTTTCACTTGAGATAGCTCACAGTGAAATCGTACAACTTTGGGAAGGGGGAGAAAGAAAG GTTCTTAACAAGCTCAAATTCCTGGACCTCTATAATTCAaggttgaagactcttgaccttagGCTGACTCCAAATCTCGAGAAGTTGAGTCTTGTAGGATCTAATGATTTGGTAGAACTTGACATGGGTGCTGGATGTTTAAAGCTCATATACATTGACATCAGTTTTTCGAAGTTGAGGAGCCTTGATCTTAGGCCGGCTGTGAATCTTGAGTTGTTAGTTCTTAAGAATTGTGATGAATTGGTAGAACTTCATATGCCTAGTATATGTCTAAAGTTGAGATCCTTCCACCTTAGTAATTCAAATTTGGGAAGAATTGACCTAAGGCAGGTATCAAATCTAGAGGTTTTAAGGATTGATGGATGTGTAAATCTCAGATCCCTCACACTCCTTAAATCAAAATTGAGGACCCTTGAAATCGGGCTGACTCCAAATCTCGAGCGTTTAGATCTTCAAAAGTCTGACAAATTGGAAAAGCTTCATATGGCCGATGCATGTGAAAAGCTTGCATATATCGATATTAGTCATTCAAAGTTGAGGACCCTTGACATTGGGCTGACTCCAAATCTCGAGCATTTAGATCTTCAAAATTGTGATAATTTAGAAGAACTTCCTATGGTCAATTCCTATGAAAAGCTTGCATATCTCGATATTAGCCATTCAAAGTTGAGGAGCGCTGACCTTAGGCTGACTCCAAATCTTAAGACATTAAAGCTTACAAATTGTTCTCATTTGGTAGAACTTAAGGCTCCAGCTGGGTATGTAAAAGGGCTTGTCTACTTAAGCTTAACTGGTTGTTTGAGGTTTAGTTCGTTTACTTATCGTAGTGTGGATGAATCAGATCAGGTTGGTCCTTTAGCTGAGTTACATTTGATTGCCAAGTCCCAAGAAATATGCCCAATTCACCCACATAATAAGTTGCCAaagtttcagtttgcatgtttttatgaaaaaagtcCCCCTTCATTAAGTAGTAATCTTGAGGAGCTTATTTCATTTGGTCTCTGTGCTTGCACAAACTTTAATAGGATTTCAAGAAGCATTTGTGGGTTGCGAAATTTAAGAAAGCTTAAACTCCAAGGCAGTTTTCCAGAGGCACCCAAGGAACTTCACCAGTTAGAATGTCTAGAGGATCTAAGTTTGTTGTCTACAAATATTAAACATCTTCCAGATAGCATTTGTATGTTGAAACATCTAAAATCTCTTGAACTCAATAAGTGCTCGTTGCTTGAGAAGTTACCGGAGGATCTTGGTCAATTGGAATGTTTAGAGAAGCTATACTTGATCGAGTGTAAGTTTCTACGAGATATCCCTAACAGCATATGTAACATGAAATGTCTACAAGTGTTGCATATAAAAGGTACATCTATAAGTCATCTTCCACGGAGTATTCTTTTGTTGAAAGGTCTAAGTATCCGTGGGTCAAGACAGCTTCTTGAGTCGTTTGGTTTTACATCCGAGATACAAACCTCAAAAAACCAATCATTGTGCCACGTGGAGGTATGA